The following are from one region of the Magallana gigas chromosome 6, xbMagGiga1.1, whole genome shotgun sequence genome:
- the LOC105331707 gene encoding PDF receptor has translation MSKLSLQPANFEECLISQGDAPYTVPAELFCNVTWDSVLCWPPTLIGSETKLPCPKYLGLPSNRFATKSCGRNGKWIGKHPGTEFFPNNFYPGWTNYSECTGLKYDIPAPAPTNRTADSNFNASEPSSISVGILPFHSEGVDILSTLLLILSLTMILASVIITFCTRGPVPTRKKLYRNCFAAFLVHDSLELVIRMGRIVQSEDVVNDVETCVSIGVLVTLSSSAIYTWMTIISVYFTLTKSGIAIENKMYYVLCLLGWFIPTVITIIWLSVTVLSGNLKCINGELEFTKPESGFWIIEGINVFLISLSWLLLILFLWKYKHRETHRRYAENKSLIIELVHIRQSAYKMLIVLCYITSGYIIYVITAQQPLTETTSYILVVILFSRGVMLSVFMCLLEDSCKCWDGVYSVDNITESEASLAPSNTSTMTTPSSVNIHRISR, from the coding sequence ATGAGCAAGTTGTCCTTGCAGCCGGCCAATTTTGAGGAGTGCCTCATCAGTCAGGGGGACGCCCCTTACACGGTTCCCGCGGAacttttctgcaatgtcacctGGGATTCTGTCCTGTGTTGGCCACCCACTTTGATTGGATCAGAGACTAAATTGCCATGTCCCAAGTATCTCGGACTTCCATCAAATAGATTTGCGACCAAATCATGTGGAAGGAACGGAAAATGGATCGGAAAGCATCCTGGTACCGaattttttccaaataatttttatcCGGGTTGGACCAATTACTCAGAATGCACGGGGCTCAAGTATGACATCCCTGCTCCCGCCCCGACCAACAGAACGGCGGACTCAAACTTCAATGCCTCCGAGCCGTCTTCGATCAGTGTCGGAATACTTCCTTTCCATAGTGAGGGCGTGGATATTCTTTCCACCCTGTTACTAATTTTATCCCTCACCATGATCCTGGCTTCTGTTATCATTACTTTCTGCACACGTGGACCTGTTCCCACCCGTAAGAAGCTTTACAGGAACTGTTTCGCGGCCTTTCTGGTCCACGATTCTCTGGAGCTTGTCATCAGAATGGGCCGCATTGTCCAGTCGGAAGACGTGGTCAATGACGTCGAGACGTGCGTTTCTATCGGAGTCCTGGTAACTCTGTCGTCATCAGCGATATACACCTGGATGACCATAATATCCGTGTATTTTACACTGACCAAAAGCGGAATCGCCATCGAGAACAAAATGTACTATGTGCTGTGTCTGTTGGGGTGGTTCATCCCCACCGTCATTACCATCATCTGGCTCAGTGTCACCGTACTCTCCGGGAACCTCAAATGTATTAATGGCGAATTGGAGTTTACCAAACCAGAATCTGGCTTTTGGATCATTGAGGGAATTAATGTGTTCTTAATCTCGCTGTCTTGGctcttgttaattttatttttgtggaAATACAAACACCGCGAAACCCATCGCCGATACgctgaaaataaaagtttgattatAGAACTTGTGCACATAAGACAAAGTGCTTACAAAATGTTGATTGTGCTTTGCTATATAACATCCGGGTACATTATCTACGTCATCACAGCGCAACAGCCGTTGACAGAGACGACGTCATATATTTTGGTGGTGATTTTATTTTCGCGCGGGGTAATGCTCTCGGTGTTCATGTGTTTGCTGGAGGACAGTTGTAAATGTTGGGACGGTGTTTATTCAGTGGATAACATCACGGAGAGTGAAGCAAGTCTGGCTCCGAGCAACACAAGCACCATGACGACTCCAAGCTCTGTCAACATCCACAGAATCTCGCGATAA
- the LOC105331706 gene encoding uncharacterized protein, whose product MLYQFHVNKMKSLRRITRCLYEGSVFNTERAASSRRWRHTSRFSITVPCTNVADLIMKDFGKFSNKVALIDGVSGKSLTYGELEYEVVKYAEYFRQLGINKGDVVCICGSNVPQFAHVFLAATGIGAAVTIANGQLTPRELTDQLNVSRAKFVFATEDTLNKCREAVKTSNHGEGVFEIGKMPSLLSNTIHDDKSHFLHNDVRDDDVALMPFSSGTTGLPKGVELTHSNLTAQLSQIRHHAVIPLDSGDDRVITMLPMVHIAGLVIGLLNPLAQGATVVILPKFVPEQFLRAVQKYRGTFSLLAPPVVNFLANDPMVDKFDLSSLRDPYSGAATLGRELTVKMVQRLKLDGIRQGYGMSETSPVVMTDPPNNKQYGSIGHPIPATTVKLVDPTSGNDISTPGKEGEIWVKGPQVMKGYIGQPESTADVITKDGWFKTGDVGYYNTEGSYFVVDRIKDIIKYKGYQIAPAYLESILMSHPGVREAAVVGEPVGVNGEIPKAFVIPSSPMSEETLVNFVNEQVAPYRRLRGGVVFTDHIPKSPSGKILRRFIRSQQA is encoded by the exons ATGCTCTATCAATTCCATGTCAATAAAATGAAGTCTTTGAGAAGAATAACAAGGTGTCTTTACGAAGGAAGCGTGTTCAATACTGAACGAGCAGCCTCTTCCAGAAGATGGCGACACACATCCCGGTTTTCAATAACAGTTCCTTGTACAAATGTGGCGGATCTAATCATGAAAGACTTTGGAAAATTCTCTAACAAAGTAGCGCTA ATTGATGGTGTATCAGGAAAATCTCTAACCTATGGTGAGTTAGAATATGAAGTTGTTAAATACGCAGAATACTTTCGACAATTAGGGATAAATAAAGGAGATGTTGTGTGTATCTGCGGATCCAACGTACCGCAATTTGCTCACGTATTTCTAGCGGCAACTGGAATCGGCGCCGCGGTTACCATAGCAAATGGACAGCTAACACCAC GAGAGCTGACAGATCAACTAAACGTTTCAAGAGCAAAATTTGTATTTGCAACGGAGGATACACTTAACAAGTGTCGCGAAGCGGTGAAAACGTCGAACCACGGCGAG GGTGTATTCGAAATTGGCAAAATGCCTTCCCTTCTGTCCAATACCATTCATGACGATAAGTCCCATTTTCTCCATAATGACGTCAGAGATGACGATGTTGCATTGATGCCATTTTCCAGTGGGACAACAGGGCTACCAAAAGGTGTCGAACTGACCCACAGCAATCTAACGGCACAACTTAGTCAAATCAG ACACCATGCAGTTATCCCTCTCGATTCCGGAGATGACCGAGTTATCACGATGTTGCCCATGGTACACATAGCTGGCCTGGTGATCGGTTTACTTAATCCGCTGGCACAGGGTGCTACTGTTGTTATACTGCCCAAGTTTGTACCAGAGCAATTTCTCCGTGCTGTTCAAAAGTACCGG GGGACATTTTCCCTCCTTGCTCCTCCTGTTGTCAATTTCCTAGCTAATGACCCGATGGTAGATAAGTTTGACTTGTCGAGTCTTCGTGACCCCTACAGTGGTGCCGCGACCCTAGGTAGAGAGCTGACTGTGAAAATGGTTCAAAGACTCAAATTGGATGGAATCAGGCAAG GTTACGGAATGTCAGAAACAAGTCCCGTTGTGATGACCGATCCACCAAACAATAAGCAGTACGGCTCCATAGGACACCCCATCCCCGCTACAACGGTCAAG cTTGTAGATCCAACCTCTGGTAATGATATTAGTACACCTGGGAAAGAAGGCGAAATCTGGGTCAAAGGACCTCAGGTCATGAAAGGTTACATAGGTCAACCTGAATCTACTGCAGATGTTATCACAAAGGACGGTTGGTTTAAAACTG GTGATGTCGGCTACTATAATACAGAGGGAAGTTACTTTGTTGTTGACAGAATTAAAGACATCATCAAATACAAAGGATACCAG ATTGCCCCAGCCTACTTGGAGAGCATCTTGATGTCCCACCCAGGCGTCAGGGAGGCGGCTGTGGTTGGGGAACCAGTTGGGGTCAATGGGGAAATCCCCAAGGCATTTGTCATCCCATCCTCTCCAATGTCAGAGGAAACTCTAGTCAACTTTGTCAATG AACAAGTGGCCCCATACAGAAGACTGAGAGGAGGGGTGGTGTTCACTGACCACATACCAAAGTCTCCCAGCGGAAAAATTCTCAGACGCTTCATACGATCTCAACAAGCATAG
- the LOC105331705 gene encoding dnaJ homolog subfamily C member 17, which translates to MSVPTGSVDILKLDLYRILGVQEDATEKEIVKSYRKQALKCHPDKNPDDPKAAELFHQLAKALEILTDAAARAAYDKAQKAKKAAEARHKELDSKRKKFKEDLESREKAADIRTEADLSLKKNFQAEIERLRKEGSKLLEQEQERLKEEIKEGQTRLQQQEETENSSSVSETPKLKVKWKCKKNDDTNGGYSSEILTDLFNKYGNILNLIMSKKKGGSAILEFSSWTDAENAKELEKGLIDNPLSLSWIQPPPERPQMTSNIHFNSGSQHSEDSFTKTEWPSQMPSATSSARDFESLVLHKLRQAEERKRLIEQMQKEDGEG; encoded by the exons ATGTCAGTACCTACAGGATCAGTTGATATTCTTAAATTAGATCTCTATAGAATTCTTGGTGTCCAAGAAGATGCTACAGAAAAAGAG ATAGTGAAATCATATAGAAAACAGGCCTTAAAATGCCATCCAGACAAAAACCCAGATGATCCTAAAGCAG CTGAACTGTTCCACCAGTTGGCAAAAGCTCTAGAGATTCTAACAGATGCAGCTGCTAGG GCAGCTTACGATAAAGCACAGAAAGCCAAAAAAGCAGCAGAGGCTCGCCACAAGGAATTAGACAGCAAGCGCAAAAAGTTCAAAGAAG ATCTTGAGAGCAGAGAGAAAGCAGCGGATATTCGAACTGAAGCTGATCTGTCGCTAAAGAAGAACTTTCAAGCTGAG ATAGAACGATTACGAAAGGAAGGATCCAAACTGTTAGAGCAGGAGCAAGAAAGATTGAAAGAAGAGATAAAGGAAGGACAGACAAGGCTACAACAGCAAGAGGAAACAGAGAACAGCAGCAGTGTGTCTGAAACTCCGAAACTGAAA GTAAAATGGAAGTGTAAAAAGAATGATGACACCAATGGTGGATACAGTTCTGAAATTCTGACAGATCTCTTCAATAAG TATGGGAATATCCTCAATCTCATTATGTCCAAGAAGAAAGGGGGAAGTGCCATTCTGGAATTTTCCTCATGGACAGATGCA GAAAATGCAAAAGAACTTGAAAAAGGACTGATTGATAACCCTTTGTCGTTGTCATGGATACAGCCTCCGCCAGAGAGACCACAAATGACCTCAAACATCCACTTCAACTCAGGGTCACAACACAGTGAAGACAGTTTTACAAAG aCAGAATGGCCATCACAAATGCCTAGTGCAACCTCCAGTGCCAGGGATTTTGAGAGTCTAGTCTTACATAAACTCAGACAGGCTGAAGAGAGGAAGAGGTTGATTGAACAGATGCAGAAGGAGGATGGAGAGGGATGA
- the LOC105331704 gene encoding acetylcholine receptor subunit beta yields MIGRIIKLYILFCLALSVYSQSPGGSPPTYSRSLETALRTELFTTNTYSVLQRPEDRTRVKVSMTLLTVNDMDIKTQIMSVSGYFSLSWLDDRLSWTNTSATSQDYTNVRFLFSTETYVWKPALIVENSVDSISVITDKNIPMRINPIGNIEWNPTGIYLVSCSSDITYYPLDQQTCTIKLTTWGYTNNEIYLVYDTKPIELGFYSENGEWVLVSASGEQVQDKSRGGQSFSSLSFSITLRRRPLFHALNTILPVVLMAFLIPMVYRLPVDSGEKIGYSLTVLLAYAVYLTLISDNIPSTSVSVCYLTVYLVIVLGLGVLSVVFVILVISTFHLGDKPVSSCLGAIGRLIAKIICNDKCSCCHRKQNPDTVMPITESKKLPAEMQLEDDKTTETPMTYQAFSVLLDRFLFYAYLTIVTVTTFLFSLLGFVHFASL; encoded by the exons ATGATTGGGAGGATCATAAAACTATACATTC TATTCTGCCTCGCCCTCTCCGTCTACTCCCAGAGCCCGGGCGGGTCACCACCCACCTACTCCCGCTCCCTGGAGACGGCTCTCAGGACCGAGCTATTTACCACCAACACCTACTCCGTCCTCCAGAGACCGGAAGACAGGACCAGGGTCAAGGTCTCCATGACCTTGCTCACTGTCAATGACATG GATATCAAGACCCAAATAATGTCGGTGTCCGGGTATTTCTCACTG agCTGGTTGGACGACCGCTTGTCTTGGACGAACACATCAGCTACCTCCCAGGATTACACTAATGTCCGATTTCTGTTCAGCACTGAGACTTACGTATGGAAACCAGCGCTCATCGTGGAAAATTC GGTTGACTCAATATCTGTCATCACTGACAAAAATATACCGATGAGAATCAATCCTATTGGGAATATCGAATGGAATCCTACAGGAATATACCTGGTTTCCTGTAGCTCGGACATTACTTACTATCCACTTGACCAACAAACGTGCACAATTAAGCTCACCACCTGGGGATACACAAACAACGAAATATACCTTGTCTATGATACAAAGCCCATCGAGTTGGGCTTCTACAGTGAGAATGGAGAGTGGGTGTTGGTGTCAGCGAGCGGAGAACAGGTACAAGATAAATCCCGCGGTGGTCAGTCGTTTTCGAGCCTCAGTTTCAGCATCACTCTCCGGAGACGCCCACTGTTTCACGCCCTCAACACAATCCTGCCAGTGGTTCTGATGGCGTTTCTGATTCCAATGGTATACAGACTTCCGGTGGACTCCGGAGAAAAGATCGGATACTCTCTGACCGTATTACTGGCCTACGCTGTGTACCTGACTCTGATTTCAGACAACATTCCCAGTACTTCAGTGTCTGTCTGCTACCTAA CGGTGTACCTTGTTATCGTTCTTGGACTTGGAGTTCTCTCGGTTGTCTTCGTAATATTGGTAATTTCCACGTTCCACTTGGGAGATAAACCCGTTTCGTCGTGTTTGGGCGCCATCGGTCGCCTCATTGCCAAAATTATATGTAACGACAAATGCAGTTGCTGTCATAGAAAACAAAATCCAGATACAGTGATGCCAATCACAGAATCAAAGAAACTTCCGGCGGAAATGCAGCTCGAAGATGACAAAACCACAGAAACGCCAATGACGTACCAAGCTTTCTCTGTTCTTCTCGACCGTTTTCTTTTTTACGCTTACCTTACGATTGTCACAGTAACGACGTTTTTATTTTCCCTCCTTGGATTTGTCCATTTTGCCTCTCTCTGA